Proteins from a genomic interval of Posidoniimonas polymericola:
- a CDS encoding HesB/IscA family protein, which yields MGVTLTERAAQEVQRIVEQQKLDEGHVLRVGVTGGGCSGFSYALGFDDKFDESADSKFECHGVAVVVDKKSALYLDGTTVDFYDGIEKRGFTFDNPNAVKSCGCGSSFQA from the coding sequence ATGGGAGTCACCCTCACCGAACGCGCCGCTCAAGAGGTGCAGCGGATTGTCGAGCAGCAGAAGCTGGACGAGGGGCACGTGCTCCGCGTCGGCGTGACTGGCGGCGGCTGCAGCGGTTTTAGCTACGCCCTGGGCTTCGACGACAAGTTCGACGAGTCGGCCGATAGCAAGTTCGAGTGCCACGGCGTTGCGGTCGTGGTCGACAAGAAGAGCGCCCTGTACCTCGACGGCACCACGGTCGACTTCTACGACGGCATCGAGAAGCGCGGCTTCACGTTCGACAACCCGAACGCGGTG
- a CDS encoding alpha-2-macroglobulin family protein, producing the protein MIPRKKLFLLLLPAAALLSMAFAQNQPPLPPAGGQQAAEDGNWRQAYNDLRSGLLNQTLPEGEITPAIAQAVRCLAELNRVAESDAFLEDVAGQYPQSAAVLLKVAQQYENLPHYGSMVSGEFHRGNMRGRAQVANAYSRDRVRALQLLREATRLEGDPSSAAAVARSLADVMMGSRFQSQPWQLQLLTDIDQLPDYEEGWGHSRGSNQGAPVGADGEPLFYALPESWDAARNDGERWRWAWEQYAQQGDYERTQEQLARARFLESQFGVPTLAQYLPLLARQGEGDSDASIFTLHTLAEDETLARLATGVRRFKLPDEHNHLKLYQEVLASGAAKSLKQPALDAANQLAGLFQNRRQYPRAVEYLDQAIEFAPSEQHPSLKQSRDQITKPWGEFQPAETQPAGQGATVELQYRNAESVEFTARPIKLPQLLADVKAYLESRPDKLEGERLNIDNLGYRMLQEGQEKHLGPAAAEWKLDLAPPAGHFDDQVTVTTPLQQAGAYWVTAKLADGNTCHTVLWLADTAIVRKPLDGKQLYFVADAKSGRPVANATVELFAFRQRPDENQPNRYFVETQKFAEKTDANGMIEVENSKDDENRGYQWLATVATADGRYAYLGFDGFRRATLLHGNYNQTKAFVVTDRPVYRPGQKVHYKAWIQRARYGVDDPASEFAHKSFRVELIDGRNEKVQQLTLTANAYGAVEGEYALPNGATLGGYRLNVLGHGSGGFRVEEYKKPEYEVTVDAPTEGVALGEEFTAKIQAKYYFGAPVVNATVAYKVTRTKKQADWFPPRPWDWLYGPGYGWLGCDFDWHPGFQQWGLRCPSPGWLPWRQPDPPEIVAEAESPLDAEGSLEVSIDTALAKALYGDSDHNYHIEAQVRDESRRTIVGTGDVLAAQQPYRSYVWTTRGHYRVGDPVEVRIAVRTADGRPLAKTGDLKLLKLAYSDDNQPPKETEVRKWELATAADGGAGLQIKASEPGQYRLSFKSQTAAGEVIEGGHVFCIAGEGFDGAGFAFNDLEIVPDKAEYRPGEKVRLQVSTARTGSAVLLFVRPENGVYPAPRLVRLDGKSTFVEIDVQPTDMPNLIVEATAVGGARVHQAVRDIAVPPVSKALKLEVLPGAQAYKPGQEATVKLRLTDRDDQPVVGDAALTIYDKSVEYSSGGSNVGDIRKHFWDWRRTHYPNRTDNLGQYSYNLTPPGEIGMRPLGVFGGRVPATETMTRDKTLTLSRAMPMRRGMAGGDMYFGVPMAMAAEAAPMEDAEADGIGGGGGQAPLVEATVRTEFADTALWDGTLETNSDGIAEVTLTMPENLTTWQVRAWGVGHGARVGEGAAEMVTRKNLIVRLQTPRFLVETDEVVLSANVHNYLGEAKQVTVRLELEGGVLESPSQLSQQIEVPADGDRRVDWRVSAMKEGGAVVRAFALTDEESDAMELTFPVRVHGILKQDAFSGAIAADGSRGTFEIDVPTKRRPEQTRLEVRYSPTLAGAMVDALPYLIDYPHGCTEQTLNRFLPAVLTQQTLIDLGVDLKAIQDKQTNLNPQQLGDAAERATGWKRYDRNPVFDQAELDKIVKAGVRRLTDMQLSDGGWGWFSGYGEHSSAHTTAVVVRGLSVARQNDVALLPNTIERGVEWLKNYQQGELAKLRNVDSDGNRIDDAKPAKQKADNLDALVHLTLVDAGGSDAAMRDFLYRDRTSLAPYSLATLGLALHQEEGQTDKRDMVIQNLKQYVQTDDENQTAWLNLPGGSWWYWYGSEYEAHAYFLKLLAATEPDGDLAAGLVKYLLNNRSHATYWNSTRDTALVVEAMADYLKATGQAKPDLAVEVWLDGEKRKAVKITADNLFTFDGVLVIEGAALTPGRHTVEIRKQGDGRLFYNGYLQNFTLQDDIRRSGLEVRVTRELYKLERVDNEEQVAGGRGQAVGIQTEKYRRQRVSNLAAVASGDLVEVELTLESKNDYEYLLITDPKAAGFEPVEVQSGYNGNEIGAYVEYRDQSVNLFARQLARGKRSVSYRLRAETPGKFSALPTQIEAMYAPELRGNSDEIKVRVIDGGEG; encoded by the coding sequence ATGATCCCACGGAAGAAGCTGTTTCTGCTGTTGCTGCCCGCCGCGGCCCTCCTCTCAATGGCCTTCGCCCAAAACCAGCCCCCGCTGCCGCCGGCCGGCGGGCAACAAGCCGCCGAAGACGGCAACTGGCGCCAGGCCTACAACGACCTGCGCAGCGGGCTGCTCAACCAGACGCTGCCCGAGGGCGAGATCACGCCCGCGATCGCCCAGGCGGTCCGCTGCCTGGCGGAGCTGAACCGTGTCGCCGAGAGCGACGCCTTCCTGGAGGACGTCGCGGGGCAGTACCCGCAGAGCGCCGCGGTGCTGCTGAAGGTCGCCCAGCAGTACGAGAACCTGCCGCACTACGGATCGATGGTCAGCGGCGAGTTCCACCGCGGCAACATGCGCGGCCGCGCCCAGGTCGCCAACGCCTACTCCCGCGACCGCGTCCGGGCGTTGCAGCTGCTGCGCGAGGCGACGCGGCTCGAAGGCGATCCTTCCTCTGCCGCGGCCGTGGCCCGGTCGCTGGCCGATGTCATGATGGGGAGCCGTTTTCAGAGCCAGCCCTGGCAGCTGCAGCTGCTGACCGACATCGACCAACTGCCCGACTACGAGGAGGGCTGGGGGCACTCGCGTGGGTCGAACCAGGGCGCGCCGGTTGGCGCCGATGGCGAGCCGCTGTTCTACGCATTGCCCGAATCATGGGACGCCGCCCGCAACGACGGCGAGCGCTGGCGTTGGGCCTGGGAGCAGTACGCCCAGCAGGGCGACTACGAGCGGACGCAGGAGCAGCTCGCCCGGGCGAGGTTCCTCGAGAGCCAGTTCGGCGTGCCGACGCTCGCCCAGTACCTGCCGCTGCTGGCCCGCCAGGGCGAGGGTGACTCCGACGCCAGCATCTTCACGCTGCACACGCTCGCCGAGGACGAAACGCTGGCGCGGCTCGCGACCGGCGTGCGGCGATTCAAGCTGCCCGACGAGCACAACCACTTGAAGCTGTACCAAGAAGTCTTGGCCAGCGGCGCCGCAAAGTCGCTCAAGCAGCCCGCGCTGGACGCCGCCAACCAACTCGCCGGCCTGTTCCAGAACCGCCGCCAGTACCCGCGGGCGGTGGAGTACCTGGACCAGGCGATCGAGTTCGCCCCCAGCGAGCAGCATCCTAGTCTGAAGCAAAGCCGTGACCAGATCACCAAGCCGTGGGGCGAGTTCCAGCCGGCCGAAACCCAGCCCGCTGGCCAGGGCGCCACGGTCGAGCTGCAGTACCGCAACGCCGAGTCCGTGGAGTTCACGGCCCGCCCGATCAAGCTGCCGCAACTGCTCGCCGACGTGAAGGCGTACCTCGAATCGCGGCCCGACAAGCTCGAGGGCGAGCGGCTCAACATCGACAACCTCGGCTACCGCATGCTGCAGGAGGGGCAGGAAAAGCACCTCGGCCCGGCGGCGGCCGAGTGGAAACTCGACCTCGCCCCGCCGGCCGGCCACTTCGACGACCAGGTGACGGTCACCACGCCGCTGCAGCAGGCGGGCGCCTACTGGGTGACCGCCAAGCTGGCCGACGGCAACACGTGCCACACGGTGCTCTGGCTCGCCGACACGGCCATCGTCCGCAAGCCGCTCGACGGCAAGCAGCTGTACTTCGTCGCCGACGCCAAGAGCGGCCGGCCGGTCGCCAACGCCACGGTCGAGCTGTTCGCCTTCCGCCAGCGGCCCGACGAGAACCAGCCCAACCGCTACTTCGTCGAAACACAGAAGTTCGCCGAGAAGACCGACGCCAACGGGATGATCGAGGTCGAGAACTCCAAGGACGATGAAAACCGCGGCTACCAGTGGCTCGCCACGGTCGCCACGGCCGACGGGCGATACGCCTATCTTGGCTTCGACGGCTTCCGCCGCGCGACGCTGCTGCACGGCAACTACAACCAGACCAAGGCGTTCGTCGTGACCGACCGGCCGGTCTACCGCCCCGGGCAGAAGGTGCATTACAAGGCCTGGATCCAGCGGGCCCGCTACGGCGTCGACGACCCGGCGTCGGAGTTCGCCCACAAGTCGTTCCGCGTCGAGCTGATCGACGGTCGCAACGAGAAGGTGCAGCAGCTGACGCTCACCGCCAACGCTTACGGCGCAGTCGAGGGCGAGTACGCCCTGCCGAACGGCGCCACGCTCGGCGGCTACCGGCTGAACGTGCTCGGGCACGGCTCGGGCGGTTTCCGGGTCGAGGAGTACAAGAAGCCCGAGTACGAGGTCACGGTCGACGCGCCCACCGAGGGCGTTGCGCTGGGCGAAGAGTTCACCGCCAAGATCCAGGCCAAGTACTACTTCGGCGCGCCGGTCGTCAACGCGACGGTCGCGTACAAGGTTACCCGCACCAAGAAGCAGGCCGACTGGTTCCCGCCGCGGCCGTGGGACTGGCTGTACGGGCCGGGCTACGGCTGGCTCGGCTGCGACTTCGACTGGCACCCCGGCTTCCAACAGTGGGGCCTCCGCTGCCCGTCGCCGGGCTGGCTGCCGTGGCGGCAGCCCGACCCGCCGGAGATCGTCGCCGAGGCCGAGTCGCCGCTCGACGCCGAGGGTTCGCTCGAGGTCAGCATCGACACCGCGCTCGCCAAGGCGCTCTACGGCGACTCCGACCACAACTACCACATCGAGGCCCAGGTCCGCGACGAGTCGCGCCGCACGATTGTTGGCACAGGCGATGTGCTCGCCGCCCAGCAGCCGTACCGCTCGTACGTCTGGACGACCCGAGGCCACTACCGCGTCGGCGACCCGGTGGAGGTCCGCATCGCGGTCCGCACGGCCGACGGCCGCCCGCTCGCCAAGACCGGCGACCTCAAACTACTGAAGCTCGCCTACTCCGACGACAACCAGCCCCCCAAGGAGACCGAGGTCCGCAAGTGGGAGCTCGCCACCGCCGCCGACGGCGGGGCGGGCCTGCAGATCAAGGCCTCCGAGCCGGGGCAGTACCGGCTGTCGTTCAAGTCGCAGACCGCCGCGGGTGAGGTGATCGAGGGGGGGCACGTCTTTTGCATCGCCGGCGAGGGCTTCGACGGCGCCGGCTTCGCTTTCAACGACCTCGAGATCGTCCCCGACAAGGCCGAGTACCGCCCCGGCGAGAAGGTCCGCCTGCAGGTCAGCACCGCGCGGACCGGCTCGGCCGTGCTGCTGTTTGTGCGTCCCGAGAACGGCGTCTACCCGGCGCCGCGGCTCGTCCGGCTGGACGGCAAGAGCACGTTCGTCGAGATCGACGTGCAGCCGACCGACATGCCAAACCTGATCGTCGAGGCGACCGCCGTTGGCGGAGCCCGCGTGCACCAAGCGGTCCGCGACATCGCCGTGCCACCGGTCAGCAAGGCCCTGAAGCTCGAGGTCTTGCCGGGCGCCCAGGCGTACAAGCCGGGGCAGGAGGCGACCGTCAAGCTCCGCCTGACCGACCGCGACGACCAGCCCGTGGTCGGCGACGCCGCGCTGACGATCTACGACAAGAGCGTCGAGTACAGCTCCGGCGGCTCGAACGTCGGCGACATCCGCAAGCACTTCTGGGACTGGCGCCGCACCCACTACCCCAACCGCACCGACAACCTCGGCCAGTACAGCTACAACCTAACCCCGCCCGGCGAAATCGGCATGCGCCCGCTCGGAGTGTTCGGCGGCCGCGTGCCCGCCACGGAGACCATGACCCGTGACAAGACTTTGACGTTGTCGCGGGCCATGCCGATGCGGCGTGGCATGGCGGGGGGCGATATGTACTTCGGCGTCCCGATGGCGATGGCGGCCGAGGCCGCTCCAATGGAGGACGCGGAAGCCGACGGCATCGGCGGCGGTGGTGGACAGGCGCCGCTAGTCGAAGCGACCGTCCGCACCGAGTTTGCCGACACGGCCCTGTGGGACGGCACGCTCGAAACCAATTCCGACGGCATCGCCGAGGTAACGCTCACCATGCCCGAGAACCTCACCACCTGGCAAGTCCGCGCATGGGGTGTCGGGCACGGCGCCCGCGTCGGCGAGGGCGCCGCCGAGATGGTGACCCGCAAGAACCTAATCGTGCGGCTGCAGACGCCGCGGTTCCTGGTCGAGACCGACGAGGTCGTCCTGTCGGCCAACGTGCACAACTACCTCGGTGAGGCGAAGCAGGTCACTGTGCGGCTGGAGCTGGAGGGGGGCGTGCTCGAGTCGCCCTCGCAGCTCAGCCAGCAGATCGAGGTCCCCGCGGACGGCGACCGCCGTGTCGACTGGCGGGTGTCGGCGATGAAGGAGGGCGGGGCGGTGGTCCGGGCCTTCGCCCTGACCGACGAAGAGTCGGACGCCATGGAGCTGACCTTCCCGGTCCGCGTGCACGGCATCCTCAAGCAGGACGCGTTCAGCGGCGCGATCGCCGCCGACGGCAGCCGCGGGACGTTCGAGATCGACGTCCCCACGAAACGCCGGCCCGAGCAGACCCGGCTGGAGGTCCGCTACTCGCCGACCCTGGCCGGAGCGATGGTCGACGCACTGCCCTACCTGATCGACTACCCGCACGGCTGCACCGAGCAGACGCTCAACCGGTTCCTGCCGGCGGTCCTCACCCAGCAGACTCTGATCGACCTCGGGGTCGACCTCAAGGCAATCCAGGACAAACAGACCAACCTCAACCCGCAGCAGTTGGGCGACGCCGCGGAGCGGGCCACGGGCTGGAAACGTTACGACCGCAACCCGGTGTTCGACCAGGCCGAGCTCGACAAGATCGTCAAGGCGGGCGTCCGAAGGCTGACGGACATGCAGCTTTCGGACGGCGGCTGGGGCTGGTTCAGCGGCTACGGCGAGCACAGCTCGGCCCACACCACCGCCGTGGTGGTGCGGGGCCTGTCGGTTGCGCGGCAGAACGATGTGGCCCTGCTCCCCAACACGATCGAACGGGGGGTGGAGTGGCTGAAGAACTACCAGCAGGGTGAGCTCGCGAAGCTCCGCAACGTCGACTCCGACGGCAACCGCATTGACGACGCCAAGCCCGCCAAGCAGAAGGCCGACAACCTCGACGCCCTCGTGCACCTGACCCTGGTCGACGCGGGCGGCTCGGACGCCGCGATGCGTGACTTCCTGTATCGCGACCGGACCTCGCTCGCCCCGTACAGCCTGGCGACCCTCGGCCTGGCCCTGCACCAGGAGGAGGGCCAGACCGACAAGCGTGACATGGTCATCCAAAACCTCAAGCAGTACGTCCAGACCGACGACGAGAACCAGACCGCCTGGCTCAACCTGCCGGGCGGCTCCTGGTGGTACTGGTACGGCAGCGAGTACGAGGCCCACGCCTACTTCCTGAAGCTGCTGGCCGCCACCGAGCCCGACGGCGACCTGGCCGCGGGGCTGGTGAAATACCTGCTCAACAACCGCAGCCACGCCACTTACTGGAACAGCACCCGCGACACGGCCCTGGTAGTCGAGGCGATGGCCGACTACCTCAAGGCGACCGGCCAGGCGAAGCCCGACCTGGCGGTCGAGGTCTGGCTCGACGGCGAGAAGCGTAAGGCAGTCAAGATCACCGCCGACAACCTGTTCACGTTCGATGGCGTGCTGGTGATCGAGGGCGCCGCCCTAACGCCGGGCCGCCACACGGTCGAGATCCGCAAGCAGGGCGATGGCCGGCTGTTCTACAACGGCTACCTGCAGAACTTCACGCTGCAGGACGACATCCGCCGCAGCGGGCTCGAGGTCCGCGTGACCCGCGAGCTGTACAAGCTCGAGCGGGTCGACAACGAGGAGCAGGTTGCCGGCGGCCGCGGCCAGGCGGTCGGCATCCAGACCGAGAAGTACCGCCGCCAGCGGGTCTCCAACCTGGCCGCCGTGGCGAGCGGCGACCTGGTCGAGGTCGAGCTGACGCTAGAGAGCAAGAACGACTACGAGTACCTCTTGATCACCGACCCCAAGGCGGCCGGCTTCGAGCCGGTCGAGGTGCAGAGCGGCTACAACGGCAACGAGATCGGCGCGTACGTCGAGTACCGCGACCAGTCGGTCAACCTGTTCGCCCGCCAGCTCGCCCGCGGCAAGCGGAGCGTCAGCTACCGGCTGCGGGCCGAGACGCCGGGCAAGTTCAGCGCCCTGCCGACCCAGATCGAGGCAATGTACGCCCCCGAGCTGCGGGGGAACAGCGACGAGATCAAGGTGCGGGTGATTGACGGGGGTGAGGGGTAG
- a CDS encoding phosphoesterase: MTLVAEEQVLVIPTELFHSLGHFQGFSPEVDRYLKPILESGQISYRPRGQMEADPSFKQLIPYCVFRFVDADGVARILNYQRGGGGGEARLRAKRSVGVGGHISTLDHQASEAAEHSKTQDSAAVYRAGLMRELDEEVSINAGHTESCIGMINDDETDVGRVHLGVVHVFDMQQPAVDAREDDIQDVRFTPLAEIAADLDHYETWSQIAVRALVEQQK; the protein is encoded by the coding sequence ATGACGCTGGTCGCCGAAGAACAGGTGCTAGTCATCCCCACCGAGCTGTTCCACTCGCTGGGCCACTTCCAGGGCTTCTCGCCCGAGGTCGACCGCTACCTGAAGCCGATCCTCGAGAGCGGCCAGATCAGCTACCGGCCCCGTGGCCAGATGGAGGCCGACCCCAGCTTCAAGCAGCTCATCCCGTACTGCGTGTTCCGGTTCGTGGACGCGGATGGCGTGGCGCGGATCCTCAACTACCAGCGGGGCGGCGGCGGGGGCGAGGCCCGGCTGCGGGCCAAGCGGAGCGTCGGCGTGGGGGGGCACATCTCGACCCTCGACCACCAAGCGAGCGAAGCCGCAGAGCACTCAAAAACTCAGGATTCGGCCGCGGTGTACCGGGCGGGCCTGATGCGGGAGCTCGACGAGGAGGTGTCGATCAACGCCGGCCACACCGAGTCGTGCATCGGCATGATCAACGACGACGAGACCGACGTCGGCCGGGTGCACCTCGGCGTGGTGCACGTGTTCGACATGCAGCAGCCGGCGGTCGACGCCCGCGAGGACGACATCCAGGACGTGCGGTTCACGCCGCTCGCCGAGATCGCCGCCGACCTGGACCACTACGAAACCTGGTCGCAGATCGCGGTAAGAGCGTTGGTGGAGCAGCAGAAATAA
- a CDS encoding cysteine desulfurase family protein: MRVYMDNHATTRVDPRVVEAMLPYFTEEYGNPGSVGHEAGDAAREAVEQSRATIAAAIGAMPAEVVFTSGATESNNLAIAGVATRRRRRGDHLVSVATEHAAVLGPLRRLEKQGYGLTLLEVEQHGSQSAGRLRPEDLASALTDETCLASVMLANNEIGVVQPVAELALLCHGRGVPLHCDATQGVGRLPVDVGRLGVDLMSFTAHKLYGPKGIGALYVRGSGSGDRPAVRLEPQIVGGGQQQGRRSGTLNVPGIVGFARAVELAVEELAAEVQRLAALRDDLWRRLEALGLGAELCGPGLDAVDQSGGPLRLPGNLDVTFPGLDGESLLLRLGGLAVSSGAACSSSDPSPSHVLRAIGLNEDQARSSLRFGLGRFNTAGDVEFAAEKVAAAAAELKRLG; the protein is encoded by the coding sequence ATGCGCGTCTACATGGACAACCACGCCACGACGCGCGTCGACCCACGGGTCGTCGAGGCGATGCTGCCGTACTTCACCGAGGAGTACGGCAACCCGGGAAGCGTCGGGCACGAGGCGGGCGACGCCGCCCGGGAGGCGGTCGAGCAGTCGCGGGCGACAATTGCCGCGGCGATCGGCGCCATGCCTGCAGAGGTGGTGTTCACCAGCGGCGCGACCGAGAGCAACAACCTGGCGATCGCCGGCGTGGCGACCCGTCGCCGCCGGCGGGGGGACCACCTGGTGAGCGTCGCCACGGAGCACGCCGCCGTGCTCGGGCCGCTGCGGCGGCTCGAGAAGCAGGGGTACGGGCTGACGCTGCTCGAGGTCGAGCAGCACGGCAGCCAGAGCGCCGGGCGACTGCGGCCCGAGGATCTGGCCAGCGCCCTGACCGACGAGACCTGCCTGGCGAGCGTCATGCTGGCGAACAACGAGATTGGCGTCGTGCAGCCGGTCGCGGAGCTGGCCCTGTTGTGCCACGGACGGGGCGTCCCCCTGCACTGCGACGCCACGCAGGGCGTCGGCCGCCTGCCGGTCGATGTCGGGCGGCTCGGCGTCGACCTGATGAGCTTCACCGCTCACAAGCTGTACGGGCCCAAGGGCATTGGCGCGTTGTACGTGCGGGGTTCGGGGTCGGGGGATCGGCCCGCCGTGCGGCTCGAGCCGCAGATTGTCGGCGGTGGGCAGCAGCAGGGTCGGCGGAGCGGCACATTAAACGTGCCCGGCATCGTCGGCTTCGCCAGGGCGGTCGAGCTGGCGGTGGAAGAGCTGGCGGCCGAAGTCCAACGGCTGGCCGCATTGCGGGACGACCTCTGGCGGCGGCTCGAGGCCCTGGGCCTGGGCGCCGAGTTGTGCGGGCCGGGCCTCGACGCCGTGGACCAATCGGGGGGTCCGCTGCGGCTGCCGGGCAACCTGGACGTGACGTTCCCGGGCCTGGACGGCGAGTCGCTGCTGCTGCGGCTGGGCGGTTTGGCGGTCAGCAGCGGCGCGGCCTGCTCGTCGTCGGACCCGTCGCCGAGCCACGTGCTGCGGGCAATCGGCCTGAACGAGGACCAGGCCCGCAGCAGCCTGCGGTTTGGGCTGGGGCGGTTCAATACCGCGGGTGATGTCGAGTTTGCAGCGGAGAAAGTAGCGGCGGCGGCGGCCGAGCTCAAACGCTTGGGCTAG